GCATATTATATGCTTATTTTTCATGCTTATATGCTTATATGTATGGAGAATTTGCATAAATTAATTAATGGTATGCTTATATGATTGTTTTATAATGAATGGTATGCTTATATGCTTCCTGCATGTGTAGATAAGaatttatgtatataattaTACATGATAATCAttgaatgaataaaaaaagCAACTCTAGGGTGATGCAAGCATTGAAATCGAGGACTGAATTGTGTATATGGTAATTATATATAATGCATGCTCAGCTATGTGAGGTACAATGACATTGTAAAAGAGAATCCATAGTAGTTACGATCCTTATATAATAGGTaaaatgaaataattaattcaattatCCATCATTGTCATTTTCATGCATTTGTTTTTAAGCTAGAATTGTTAGGATGATTAACTTTatttctagtttttttttttttgtgctggTTATAGAGGTTTTATCTACATGATATTTaataaagatttattttttctttgattttttatgtttattttggaATTATAGGTCATGCAACTGTCGGATGTTACTGAGGTTGGAAGTGAAGAGATGTCTCTTGATTACGATGTTTTAGACTGTAGTTTAATTTTGTGTAGTCATGATCTGCATGTTTGATTTGATCATTAATGGTaatgatttttttgtaattaatcTGAAATGTAGTTATCGGATCATAGTTGCCTTCAAGAAGATGAAATACCAAGAGTTGAAATACGGTTTGCACAGTTGCAGATGGCTCATGAATTCTATGTTACATACGTAAAGAAAGTAGAATTTGCAACTAAGATAAGGACGACAACATGTGACAAGATCACAAAAAAACCTGTTAACCAAGCTATCCACTGTAATCGCAATGGGTTCCGCGGGTCTCGTGTCAAAGTACCAACACGGAAGAACATGATTTTAGCTCCTGGGTGCAAGGCAAGGATATATGTGACGTTTGATAAGGACATCCAAGAGTGGGTTTTGTTCAAGGTTGAGTTGAGGTACTCGCACCCATGTTCAGTGAGAAAGGTGGTGCACTTCCATGAGTATAGGGAGCTGACCATGCATGCGAAGTGCGTGATCGAGGATAATGATGAGGCTGAGATTCGACCAAATAAGATATTCCTAGCTTTGGCAAATGAAGCTGGGGGCCTGTCTAACCTAGGATTCTCAgaaaaggatttaagaaattaTATTATAGCAAGGCTCCGATCCAGCAACGTGAATGCGGATGTCAGGGAGATGATGAACTACTTCATGAGAATGAAGGACATCAATCTGAACTTCTTCTACGCGGTGAAGTTAGATGAGGGGTGTAAATTTAGGAGTGTAGTATGGGTGGATGCAAGGTGTAGGGCGTCGTATGAATAGACGTCGTGTCAGTTGATAGCACCTACAGTACAAACAGGTATGAAGTAGTTAAGTTggtgttttttttctttatttttttattttcttcggTCGTGATTGAGATTTCTTATTTCTGGTTGGTTTTTCTTGTAGGCATGGATTACCGTTTATGTTATTTGTCAGTGTAAACCACCATGGTAAGTCGACCCTCCTCGATTGTGCTTTGCTGGGAAATGAGGAAATCACAAGTTATGAGTGGGTTTTCAGCCAATGGGTGAAGTACATGGGAACTGCTCCACAGCGGATCATCACCGATCAATGCAGATCCATTTTCTGTGCGATCAGAAATGCGATACCTGATACACGCCACTGGTGGTACATCTGGCACATTACGAAGAAGTTATCGCACAAGCTTGGAGGTTACCACCGGTACAGAGAGTTGTATGATGACCTCAATGacattgtgtggaactctcagACTAAGGAGTCATTTGAGGATAACTGGTCAGAATTTATAGATGAGTATAACTTACATAACAACACATGGCTGTCAGGTCTATTAGTGTACAATTACTTTACACGCTTTAATTGACAATTATTTGGTATCTAGCTTTTTCTTATTTGTAGTAATAAGTTCAGTGTAAGGTTTCTTTgctaaaattgaatttttttctaTAGACCTCTATGATGACCGACACATGTGGGTACCCATATACTTCAAGGGTGAATTTTGGCTGCCATAAGGAGTACGCAAAGGAGTGAGAGCCTGCACGCATTCTACGGTGGATTCTTACATAGTAGGGCTAGCTTGGTCCAATTTGTTCACGAATATGACAAAGTGCTTGGAATCAAGGAGCAGAGGgaattggaggatgatgctgcAGATTCGAGGGGAGTTATCCCTTGTGCAATGAGCTTGCCTATGGAGAGACAATTTCAGTAGGAGTA
This sequence is a window from Arachis stenosperma cultivar V10309 chromosome 10, arast.V10309.gnm1.PFL2, whole genome shotgun sequence. Protein-coding genes within it:
- the LOC130957374 gene encoding protein FAR1-RELATED SEQUENCE 5-like translates to MVDLLGCVPSTVGNENSSNPYENVADHFVIDGEQSNKVMQLSDVTEVGSEEMSLDYDLSDHSCLQEDEIPRVEIRFAQLQMAHEFYVTYVKKVEFATKIRTTTCDKITKKPVNQAIHCNRNGFRGSRVKVPTRKNMILAPGCKARIYVTFDKDIQEWVLFKVELRYSHPCSVRKVVHFHEYRELTMHAKCVIEDNDEAEIRPNKIFLALANEAGGLSNLGFSEKDLRNYIIARLRSSNVNADVREMMNYFMRMKDINLNFFYAVKLDEGCKFRSVVWVDARHGLPFMLFVSVNHHGKSTLLDCALLGNEEITSYEWVFSQWVKYMGTAPQRIITDQCRSIFCAIRNAIPDTRHWWYIWHITKKLSHKLGGYHRYRELYDDLNDIVWNSQTKESFEDNWSEFIDEYNLHNNTWLSVFHSYKLYKVPTYYILPRLSKNIKCKHTYVKSSHGVSRSDESHVAFRKLCAHFYNVAQEFVGDDDVTALLHTALKKMAKLATHRAKKRSESMAETHTSIDSQSSNVVGVVDIQDPSKVTTKGRSKSKRLGVALEKSLKKYARKKNKNVSLLHVVRLKASQDINFGAVVGRNDPQ